DNA from Tepidisphaeraceae bacterium:
ATGTACTTCCCGAAGAACGTGCGCTTCGCCCGCAACTTCGGCAAGGAATACCTCGGCATGACCGCCCGCTTCCACAAGAGCTGGGCCGACTTCGGCGGCCTCAAGCCGTACGCGGCGCTGGAGTACGAGACGAGCCAGATGATGGCCCACGGCGCCAAGTGCAGCGTCGGCGACCAGCTGCACCCGCGCGGCACGACCGACCGCGCGGCGTACGAGCTGATCGGCGCGGTCTACGCGCGCGTCGAGGAACGCGAACCCTGGCTCGACGGCGCCGAGGCCGTCACCCAGATTGGCCTGTTCCAGACGCCGGCGGGCAAGGAACACATGAACGTCATCCAGGGCGTCGACGAGGGCGCGACGCGCCTGCTGACGCAGCTGAAGCACCAGTTCAACGTCGTCGACGAGCACAGCGACTGGCAACGCTACGACCTGCTGGTCCTGCCCGACATCATCAACGTCACCCCGTCGCTCGCCAAGAAGCTCGTCGCCTACGTGAAGGGTGGCGGCAAGGTGCTCGCCAGCGGCACGAGCGGCCTGAACGCAGAGGGCACCGAGGTGCTGCTGCCGTTCCTGGGAATCAAGGCCAACGGCCCCTCCCCCTACAAGGCGACCTACATCCGATTCGGGCGCGAGCTGTCCGACGGCGTGCCGCCGACCGACCACGTCATGTACGACCGCGGCCTGCGCGTGCGCGCCGCCAGCGGTGGCAAGGCCGTTGCGACCGTCGTCCAGCCCTACTTTGAGCGGGCGTGGGACCACTTCTGCTCGCACAATCAAACCCCCGGCGACCGCGTCAGTGGCGACGCCGCCGCCGTCGTAACCGACAGCAGCGCGTACGTCAGCTACAACATCTTCGGCGCCTTCAACAAGCACGGAAACTACCCCTACCGCCTGCTCGTGAAGAACCTGATCGATCGCCTGCTTCCCGACCCCCTGCTGCGGATCGTCGCTCCCACCAGCACCGAGGCGACCGTCATGCGACAACGCAACCGCACGATCGTCCACCTGCTGCAGTACACCCCCGAACGCCGCACGAA
Protein-coding regions in this window:
- a CDS encoding alpha-amylase family protein — protein: MARQQSPLPYRQIHLDFHTSPKILDVGADFDARQFARTMKAAHVNSVTVFAKCHHGHLYYNTKRPERHPGLKKGLDLLGEQVDALHREGIRAPIYISVQCDEYAANTHPEWVARNPDSSQVKWAHGVDNKVFGAGWQILDMNTPYQEFLAEQTAEVLRLFKPVDGIFFDMCWNQPTTTQFAIDAMRRKNLNPEVEADRARHAHEVSMAYMKRFYDQVKASAKNAGVYFNGRPLHNLAEEIAYQGQVEIEALPTGGWGYMYFPKNVRFARNFGKEYLGMTARFHKSWADFGGLKPYAALEYETSQMMAHGAKCSVGDQLHPRGTTDRAAYELIGAVYARVEEREPWLDGAEAVTQIGLFQTPAGKEHMNVIQGVDEGATRLLTQLKHQFNVVDEHSDWQRYDLLVLPDIINVTPSLAKKLVAYVKGGGKVLASGTSGLNAEGTEVLLPFLGIKANGPSPYKATYIRFGRELSDGVPPTDHVMYDRGLRVRAASGGKAVATVVQPYFERAWDHFCSHNQTPGDRVSGDAAAVVTDSSAYVSYNIFGAFNKHGNYPYRLLVKNLIDRLLPDPLLRIVAPTSTEATVMRQRNRTIVHLLQYTPERRTKDLDIVEDIVPLYDVPISLRLDKAPKRVYIAPDNDSIDFRYEDGRATLQVPEVRGHAMVVFG